TGGGAGTGTGCCTGTATCGGGCGACAACGGGTCACTACCCCTTCCCGGCCGTGGCGGACGTGAAGCTCCTGCTGTACATGGACATCGCCCACCGGGTGCCGCCACCGCCGGTGGAGGTCAATCCCCGGGTGCCGCTCGCGTTGAGTGACGTCATCACGAGGCTGCTGGCCAAGCACCCCGAGGCGCGCTACCGCAACGGCGAGGAGGTGCACGCGGCGCTGATGGCGGCGGCCACCTTCGGTGGGCGCGAGCCCTGGGAGGCCAGCATCTTCGAGTGGGAGGAGGTCCCCACGGGAGACGTGCCAGAAGGGGCGAGCACCGCCAGGCGGCGCATCCGCCGGCCCCCTCCGCCCGTACGGGAGCAGCAGCCAACGCCGCCCAGGGACCCACCTCCAGCCGAACCGCCCACCTCCGAGTCCGCCGTGAGTCCGCCCGAGCGCTCGCGCAAGACAGTGCTGACGGTTACCGCGGCACTGATGGCCCTGCTCGCGACCGCAGTCGTCCTCATCCCACACGAGTGGAGGTGGAGGCAGGAGGAAACCCCTCAGGTCACCGCGAGCGACCCGCCTGCTGCGGTCCAGGAAGTGGCACACCCGGCCAAGGCGCCCGACACTGCGCCCGCCCCGGCCCCGCCACCAGCGGAAGACCCCCCCGAGGCCACCGTCCAGCCGGTGCGACACACGGAGAACGTGTCCATGAAGAAGAACAGCCCGCCCAACAAGAAGCCCGAGCAGAAGCCCGCCACCAGCGAGGCGATCTCCGCCGATGCATGGAGGCGAGCGATGATGGTGTGCCTTCTGTACGGAGGCACGGCGTGCACGGGAGCCCAGGTGCGGCCACAGCCCGGAGATTGTCCTCCCGAGGCGCTCGCCGCCATGCGCTCCTTGCGTCAAAGAGTCCCCGGTGCTGTGGACGTGTGGCTCGACGTCACCAAGCCCCACTCCAGGGGTCTGGACAACTATGCGGATGGCCCCGTCATCAGCAGCATCGCGTACAGCAGTAGTGACATCCCCGAAGGCGCGTTGCTGTACGGGTGGCTGTGGGTGACCGGAAACGGAGTCAATGCCGAAGGCTACAAGAGGGTCTACGGCCGTTGGGACAAGTTGAAGCTGCCCGATGGAAGGGAAATGCCGGTGTGCTTCATCCTGGCCGATTCGGATGGAGTGCCCGAGGTCGAGGCCGGACCGCCGGGCTACGCCCGGTTTCCGCGCATCGCACCGCTCATGTCCGTCAAACGCTTCGTTTTCGAGTGAGGCCGCGAGGCTCAAGCCACGAGGTGGTCCACGCCCTCGGGCAACCCGAGGTGCCTGCGCACCACGGCCGTGAGCGCGGCGCTGGAGATGGGCTTGCGCACGAACTCGGAGGCACCCGCCTGCACCGCCCGAAGATCGAGATCCGGCGCCTTGCCTCCGGTGAGCAGCACGATGGGCAGGTGGCACACCTCGGGCCGCGCGTCCGCCCGCACCTGGCGCACGAAGTCCAGACCGTTCATTCCCGGCATGTTGAAGTCAGCGATGATGAGGTCCACGGGGCTCGAGCCCAGCAATCGCAGTCCTCGATCCGCCCGGTCCGCATCCAGAAACCCCAACTTCAACTTCATCAAATACACCTTGATGATGTGCCGGATGGTGTCGCTGTCATCCACGATCAGAACGCTGCGCTTCATGGAGCCCCCTCGAATCCAAAGGCAGAATTCCGGAAGAACCCGCGTGTGTCGACCCGATGGCATTCGCGGCCGGCCTCGGCACGACCAGGGCTGAACACTCCGGGACTCGGGACGTACGGAGATGTTGAGCAACCGACTGCGACATGTCGTGGGTGGTGAGCAACGGGGAGAGGAGACGCGGTCCGGAAGGCGGGTCACGGCCATGCGCGAACCCGTGCCCGCCCTCCGGTACCGCTGCGCTCCGGAATGCTGGAGACCCCCCCGGGCCCCGCCTTCATTCCGTTACGGTGTGTGAACGACCTCTCGGGCCGAGCCCACGACGACGGCTCCATCAGCCCCAGGGCCTCACACGTCAACCCCGAGGAACAGTGCGCATCGCTATCCGCGTGAGCAACTGCCGTGCCGCCATCAAGTTGCACCTGG
This is a stretch of genomic DNA from Archangium violaceum. It encodes these proteins:
- a CDS encoding serine/threonine protein kinase, with the translated sequence MNESVTGMNGHVWNVAELESGTVVAGWRVLERLGVGGYGAVYLVESVEQPGALGALKVFFHPQDIRAGREQSLLVDKAMHPNVVRCLGTGRWPHPIQGRPFLVLEYVPGPPLHLWVEENNPEFSRLAYLGAEVALALSHLHARGVLHRDLKPEHVLVRETDRKPVLVDFGVGDYTGANTLTETPLPPGTAHLRSPEAACFWLAHGDKPRARYDYRPSDELYALGVCLYRATTGHYPFPAVADVKLLLYMDIAHRVPPPPVEVNPRVPLALSDVITRLLAKHPEARYRNGEEVHAALMAAATFGGREPWEASIFEWEEVPTGDVPEGASTARRRIRRPPPPVREQQPTPPRDPPPAEPPTSESAVSPPERSRKTVLTVTAALMALLATAVVLIPHEWRWRQEETPQVTASDPPAAVQEVAHPAKAPDTAPAPAPPPAEDPPEATVQPVRHTENVSMKKNSPPNKKPEQKPATSEAISADAWRRAMMVCLLYGGTACTGAQVRPQPGDCPPEALAAMRSLRQRVPGAVDVWLDVTKPHSRGLDNYADGPVISSIAYSSSDIPEGALLYGWLWVTGNGVNAEGYKRVYGRWDKLKLPDGREMPVCFILADSDGVPEVEAGPPGYARFPRIAPLMSVKRFVFE
- a CDS encoding response regulator, with the protein product MKRSVLIVDDSDTIRHIIKVYLMKLKLGFLDADRADRGLRLLGSSPVDLIIADFNMPGMNGLDFVRQVRADARPEVCHLPIVLLTGGKAPDLDLRAVQAGASEFVRKPISSAALTAVVRRHLGLPEGVDHLVA